Proteins encoded within one genomic window of Larus michahellis unplaced genomic scaffold, bLarMic1.1 SCAFFOLD_34, whole genome shotgun sequence:
- the LOC141737368 gene encoding olfactory receptor 14C36-like, translating into MSNSSTITQFLLLAFADTRELRLLHFGLFLGIYLAALLANGLIITAIACDHRLHTPMYFFLLNLSLLDLGSISTTLPKAMDNSLWDTRDISYAGCAAQLLFFVFFLTAEYCLLTIMAYDRYVAICKPLHYGTLLGSRACVHMAAAAWGSGFLYALLHTANTFSLPLCQGNALDQFFCEIPQILKLSCSHSDSLREVGLVVVSVCLGFGCFVFIVVSYVQIFRAVLRIPSEQGRHKAFSTCLPHLAVVSLFLSTAVFAYLKPPSISSPVLDLVVAVLYSVVPPAVNPLIYSMRNQELKDALWKLMTR; encoded by the coding sequence atgtccaacagcagcacCATCACCCAGTTTCttctcctggcattcgcagacacgcgggagctgcggctcttgcacttcgggctcttcctgggcatctacctggctgccctcctggccaacggcctcatcatcaccgccatcgcctgtgaccaccgcctccacaccccaatgtacttcttcctcctcaacctctccctcctcgacctgggttccatctccaccactctccccaaagccatggataattccctctgggacaccagggacatctcctatgcaggatgtgctgcacagctcttgttcttcgtcttctttctcacagcagagtattgtcttctcaccattatggcctatgaccgctacgtggccatctgcaaacccctgcactatgggaccctcctgggcagcagagcttgtgtccacatggcagcagctgcctggggcagtgggtttctctatgctctcctgcacacggccaatacattttccctgcccctctgccagggcaatgccctggaccagttcttctgtgaaatcccccagatcctcaagctctcctgctcacactcagactccctcagggaagttggacttgttgtggttagtgtctgtttaggctttggttgttttgtgttcatcgtggtgtcctacgtgcagatcttcagggccgtgctgaggatcccctctgagcagggacggcacaaagccttttccacgtgcctccctcacctggccgtggtctccctgtttctcagcactgccgtgtttgcctacctgaagcccccctccatctcctccccagttctcgacctggtggtggctgtgctgtactcagtggtgcctccagccgtgaaccccctcatctacagcatgaggaaccaggagctcaaggatgccctgtggaaactgatgaccagatga
- the LOC141737355 gene encoding olfactory receptor 14J1-like translates to MSNSSSITQFLLLAFADTRELQLLHFGLFLGIYLAALLGNGLIITAIACDHRLHTPMYFFLLNLSILDLGSISTTVPKSMANSLWDTRAISYAVCIAQVFLFAFLVGAEFSLLTVMSYDRYVAICKPLHYGTLLGSRACVHMAAAAWGSGFLNALLHTASTFSIPLCQGNALDQFFCEIPQILKLSCADSNLREVGLLVVSFCLVFGCFVFIVLSYVQIFRAVLRIPSEQGRHKAFSTCLPHLAVVSLLVSTAMFAYLKPLSISSPVLDLAFSVLYSVVPPAVNPLVYSMRNQELKDALWKLAHGMLFPRQ, encoded by the coding sequence atgtccaacagcagctccatcacccagttcctcctcctggcatttgcagacacacgggagctgcagctcttgcacttcgggctcttcctgggcatctacctggctgccctcctgggcaacggcctcatcatcaccgccatcgcctgtgaccaccgcctccacacccccatgtacttcttcctcctcaacctctcgatactggacctgggctccatctccaccactgtccccaaatccatggccaattccctttgggacaccagggccatttcctaTGCAGTATGCATTGCCCAAgtctttctgtttgccttcttGGTTGGAGCAGAGTTTTCTCTCCTCAcagtcatgtcctatgaccgctacgttgccatctgcaaacccctgcactacgggaccctcctgggcagcagagcttgtgtccacatggcagcagctgcctggggcagtgggtttctcaatgctctcctgcacacggccagtacattttcaatccccctctgccagggcaatgccctggaccagttcttctgtgaaatcccccagatcctcaagctctcttGCGCAGACTCCAACCTCAGGGAAGTCGGGCTTCTGGTGGTTAGTTTCTGTTTAGtctttggatgttttgttttcatcgtgctgtcctatgtgcagatcttcagggccgtgctgaggatcccctctgagcagggacggcacaaagccttttccacgtgcctccctcacctggccgtggtctccctgcttgtcagcactgccatgtttgcctacctaaaacctctctccatctcctccccagttctggACCTAGCGTTTTCAgtgctgtactcggtggtgcctccagcagtgaaccccctcgtctacagcatgaggaaccaggagctcaaggatgccctgtggaaactggcCCATGGGATGCTGTTTCCCCGACAATAA
- the LOC141737338 gene encoding olfactory receptor 14J1-like, with protein MSLEYCLLTVMSYDRYVAICKPLHYGTLLGSRACVHMAAAAWGSGFLHALLHMANTFSLPLCQGNALDQFFCEIPQILKLSCSHSDSLREVGLIVVSALVAFVCFVFIVLSYVQIFRAVLRIPSEQGRHKAFSTCLPHLSVVSLLVSTGIFAYLKPPSISSPSLDVVVAVLYSVVPPALNPLIYSMRNQELKDALWKLILPVCFSSIEFPLSVYM; from the coding sequence atgtcattagaatattgtcttctcactgtcatgtcctatgaccgctacgttgccatctgcaaacccctgcactacgggaccctcctgggcagcagagcttgtgtccacatggcagcagctgcctggggcagtgggtttctccatgctctcctgcacatggccaatacattttccctacccctctgccagggcaatgccctggaccagttcttctgtgaaatcccccagatcctcaagctctcctgctcacactcagactccctcagggaagttgggcttattgtggttagtgccttggttgcttttgtttgttttgtgttcatcgtgctgtcctatgtgcagatcttcagggccgtgctgaggatcccctctgagcagggacggcacaaagccttttccacgtgcctccctcacctgtctgtggtctccctgcttgtcagcactggaatatttgcctacctgaagcccccctccatctcttccccatccctggatgtggtggtggctgtgctgtactccgtggtgcctccagcactgaaccccctcatctacagcatgaggaaccaggagctcaaggatgccctgtggaaactgattctaccagtgtgcttcagcagcattgagtttcccctctctgtttacatgtga